The following proteins are co-located in the Salinigranum halophilum genome:
- a CDS encoding helix-turn-helix domain-containing protein: MTDGPRADLARRIAGEVTLSDDPGATLRKWRTDFDVSQTALADQLDVSSSVVSDYESGRRESPGIGVVSRMVNALLDIDEARGGSRIRQYARVVGAGFESDIVQDLREYPTAIRLSRVYDAMGATEVVRGETDRVSGHTVIDSIEAITRLSSEEFYRLYGESTNRVLVFTNVTRGESPLVALRVVNPTPNAVVLHGLGEESLWEHAATLATIDGFSLAVSTRDIDEMLAELRALG, encoded by the coding sequence GTGACGGACGGCCCGCGTGCGGACCTCGCCCGACGGATCGCCGGCGAGGTCACGCTCAGCGACGACCCCGGGGCCACCCTCCGCAAGTGGCGAACCGACTTCGACGTCTCCCAGACGGCGCTCGCCGACCAGCTCGACGTCTCCTCGTCGGTCGTGTCGGACTACGAGTCCGGCCGGCGAGAGAGTCCGGGAATCGGCGTCGTCAGCCGGATGGTGAACGCCCTCCTCGACATCGACGAGGCCCGTGGCGGCTCCCGAATCCGACAGTACGCCCGCGTCGTCGGCGCGGGGTTCGAGAGCGACATCGTCCAGGACCTCAGAGAGTATCCCACGGCCATCCGTCTCTCGCGGGTGTACGACGCGATGGGCGCGACCGAGGTGGTCCGCGGCGAGACCGACCGGGTGAGCGGACACACCGTCATCGACAGCATCGAAGCCATCACCCGCCTCTCCTCGGAGGAGTTCTACCGACTGTACGGTGAGTCCACCAACCGGGTCCTCGTCTTCACGAACGTCACCCGCGGGGAGTCGCCGCTGGTCGCCCTCCGTGTCGTGAACCCGACGCCGAACGCCGTGGTGTTGCACGGACTGGGCGAGGAGAGCCTGTGGGAACACGCGGCGACGTTGGCGACCATCGACGGTTTCTCACTCGCCGTCTCCACGCGTGACATCGACGAGATGCTGGCCGAACTGCGGGCGCTGGGCTGA
- a CDS encoding metal ABC transporter substrate-binding protein: MNDTQEPCRSRRWSRRAALAAGGALVTTGLAGCLGGSATAGSGGSTASGGSGDSAGGPVVVASFFSFYDFAQKVAADTPVRVRNLVPTGLHGHGWEPNASITRDIIEADAFVHVGEDFQPWADRAIQTLKDDGIDTQLINVREGVELVDLAASLDPDEEGVGAGRGQDPHFWLDPQRSKQAVDNITEGFVDLAPEYEATFRENATAYKTDVLDRIDSDYRDIFDRADRKVVQLAAHNAFQYIGVRYGVEMRPLVVNLAASGDVTPSDITEAKRVIDENDIRYIGAGVFETRKPAKQLLSETAVEAYFPVTPYAGVREDWVERGWGYEEIAYNINMPTFEVVLGNKSPEEVGPDGWHSEWRNFE, encoded by the coding sequence ATGAACGACACGCAGGAACCGTGCAGGAGCCGACGGTGGTCACGCAGAGCGGCCCTCGCGGCGGGCGGGGCACTCGTCACGACGGGGCTCGCCGGCTGTCTCGGTGGGAGCGCGACCGCGGGTTCTGGCGGCAGCACCGCTTCCGGTGGCTCCGGTGACTCCGCGGGCGGCCCGGTAGTCGTCGCGTCCTTCTTCAGCTTCTACGACTTCGCGCAGAAGGTCGCGGCCGACACGCCCGTCCGGGTCCGCAACCTCGTCCCGACCGGGCTCCACGGTCACGGCTGGGAGCCGAACGCCAGCATCACGCGAGACATCATCGAGGCGGACGCGTTCGTCCACGTCGGCGAGGACTTCCAGCCGTGGGCCGACCGTGCCATCCAGACGCTGAAGGACGACGGTATCGACACCCAGCTCATCAACGTCCGCGAGGGCGTCGAACTCGTCGACCTCGCGGCCAGTCTCGACCCCGACGAGGAGGGCGTCGGGGCAGGGAGAGGGCAGGACCCCCACTTCTGGCTCGACCCGCAGCGGTCGAAACAGGCGGTCGACAACATCACCGAGGGGTTCGTCGACCTCGCCCCCGAGTACGAGGCCACGTTCCGCGAGAACGCCACGGCGTACAAGACGGACGTCCTCGACCGCATCGATAGTGACTATCGGGACATCTTCGACCGCGCGGACCGGAAGGTCGTCCAGTTGGCGGCACACAACGCGTTCCAGTACATCGGCGTCCGCTACGGCGTCGAGATGCGTCCGCTCGTGGTGAACCTCGCCGCCAGCGGCGACGTCACGCCCTCGGACATCACCGAGGCAAAGCGCGTCATCGACGAGAACGACATCAGGTACATCGGTGCGGGCGTCTTCGAGACCCGGAAGCCGGCGAAGCAACTCCTGTCGGAGACCGCCGTGGAGGCGTACTTCCCGGTGACCCCCTACGCGGGCGTCCGCGAGGACTGGGTCGAACGCGGCTGGGGGTACGAGGAGATCGCGTACAACATCAACATGCCGACGTTCGAGGTCGTCCTCGGGAACAAGTCCCCCGAGGAGGTCGGGCCCGACGGCTGGCACAGCGAGTGGAGGAACTTCGAGTGA
- the hmgB gene encoding hydroxymethylglutaryl-CoA synthase: protein MTPVGIDAIEIWTGKLRLDLPNTFAPVKGDDPEKYTKGLGLQNSSMPDVYEDIVTMGANAAKRLMERKGLVPQDIGRIDVATESAFDNSKPVSTYIAGCLEQVFEGDFHHANKGERKFACVAGTQSIDDAYNWIKAGRNRGRAALVIATDTALYARGDPGEATQGAGAVAMLISEDPSVVELSTEQGYGSADETDFLKPNQQFPSVDGKRSMKVYLARMREALEDYESVAGRTYTEDFAYIPFHTPFPGMVRKAALLGYRHMTRGTEIEDELAGELGRQPREEDFDSWDDYEEAIRGYMDGLKSTEQYRDWYARTIEPTLTLSGQLGNWYTGSVHLARTSALKTAAETGRGLTGEKLLVGSYGSGAQAEIHAETVQEGWKEEVEALTIDEQMARRYDLSFEEYEQIHDVHNHDKDIEVEEFTPPVGEFVFAGWGRMNERKYEYVE, encoded by the coding sequence ATGACACCCGTGGGGATAGACGCCATCGAAATCTGGACTGGCAAACTCCGACTCGACCTGCCGAACACGTTCGCCCCGGTGAAAGGGGACGACCCCGAGAAGTACACGAAGGGCCTCGGCCTGCAGAACTCCTCGATGCCCGACGTCTACGAGGACATCGTGACGATGGGTGCCAACGCCGCGAAACGGCTGATGGAGCGGAAGGGACTCGTCCCGCAGGACATCGGCCGCATCGACGTCGCCACCGAGTCGGCGTTCGACAACTCCAAACCCGTGTCGACGTACATCGCGGGCTGTCTCGAACAGGTGTTCGAGGGCGACTTCCACCACGCCAACAAGGGCGAGCGGAAGTTCGCCTGCGTGGCTGGCACCCAGAGCATCGACGACGCCTACAACTGGATCAAGGCCGGTCGCAACCGCGGTCGGGCGGCGCTCGTCATCGCGACCGACACCGCCCTGTACGCCCGCGGCGACCCCGGTGAGGCGACCCAGGGTGCCGGCGCGGTGGCGATGCTCATCTCCGAGGACCCGAGCGTCGTCGAACTGTCGACCGAACAGGGCTACGGGAGCGCGGACGAGACGGACTTCCTCAAGCCGAACCAGCAGTTCCCCTCGGTCGACGGCAAGCGCTCGATGAAAGTGTATCTCGCGCGCATGCGCGAGGCGCTCGAGGATTACGAGTCGGTGGCCGGACGCACCTACACCGAGGACTTCGCCTACATCCCCTTCCACACGCCGTTCCCCGGGATGGTCCGGAAGGCTGCGCTTCTCGGATACCGCCACATGACGCGCGGGACCGAGATCGAAGACGAACTCGCCGGGGAACTCGGCCGCCAGCCCCGCGAGGAGGACTTCGACTCGTGGGACGACTACGAGGAGGCCATCCGGGGCTACATGGACGGTCTCAAGAGCACCGAACAGTACCGCGACTGGTACGCCCGGACCATCGAGCCGACGCTCACGCTGTCGGGCCAACTCGGCAACTGGTACACCGGCTCGGTCCACCTCGCGCGGACCTCGGCGCTGAAGACGGCCGCCGAGACCGGTCGCGGACTGACGGGCGAGAAGCTCCTCGTCGGGTCGTACGGCTCGGGTGCGCAGGCCGAGATCCACGCCGAAACCGTCCAGGAAGGCTGGAAGGAGGAGGTCGAGGCGCTCACCATCGACGAGCAGATGGCCCGCCGGTACGACCTCTCGTTCGAGGAGTACGAACAAATCCACGACGTCCACAACCACGACAAGGATATCGAAGTCGAGGAGTTCACTCCGCCCGTCGGCGAGTTCGTCTTCGCCGGCTGGGGCCGCATGAACGAGCGAAAGTACGAGTACGTCGAGTAA
- a CDS encoding metal-dependent hydrolase family protein codes for MLLRDARLLSSTYDRTGDLRVVDGRIDAVGDLTPRADERCVDLDGRTLMPGLVDAHVHFSLSAETTIESVLGMSEAELALVEARNARKTLESGVTAVRAMGASGVDLHLKRAVERGDVPGPRMVANSRSITITGGHGHHLGREIDGPVDARTAVREQVKAGADFIKFMTTGGVTTPGTDPDTVALTDDELDALVDETHRHGLHAATHVHGAEGAKAAALAGVDTIEHGTFLDEEAIELLVSREVTLVPTLSAPYYIVRNVEWATPDTARKTEHIYERHIESFARAVEAGVTIAGGTDAGTPFNDHGANAAEVTFMLEHGLSPRGAITAMTETAARTVGLDDCGTLREGAHADLLVVNGDPLEDSTRLNDPEAVLRGGELVSGFLPGAD; via the coding sequence ATGCTGTTGCGAGACGCCCGCCTCCTGTCGAGTACCTACGACCGCACGGGCGACCTTCGAGTCGTCGACGGACGCATCGACGCGGTCGGTGACCTCACTCCACGCGCCGACGAGCGCTGTGTCGACCTCGACGGGCGGACGCTCATGCCTGGACTCGTCGACGCCCACGTCCACTTCTCCCTCTCGGCGGAGACGACGATCGAGTCCGTGCTCGGGATGTCGGAGGCCGAACTGGCGCTCGTCGAGGCGCGGAACGCGCGGAAGACGCTCGAATCGGGCGTCACCGCCGTCCGGGCGATGGGTGCGAGCGGCGTCGACCTCCACCTCAAGCGGGCGGTCGAGCGCGGCGACGTTCCCGGGCCGCGGATGGTCGCGAACAGTCGCTCGATCACCATCACGGGCGGCCACGGCCACCACCTGGGGAGAGAGATCGACGGCCCCGTCGACGCTCGAACGGCGGTGCGCGAGCAGGTCAAAGCCGGCGCGGACTTCATCAAGTTCATGACCACTGGCGGGGTGACCACACCCGGAACCGACCCCGACACGGTCGCGCTCACCGACGACGAACTCGACGCGCTCGTCGACGAGACCCATCGCCACGGCCTCCACGCCGCGACGCACGTCCACGGGGCCGAGGGAGCGAAGGCGGCCGCGCTGGCGGGCGTCGACACCATCGAACACGGGACGTTCCTCGACGAGGAGGCCATCGAACTGCTCGTCTCCCGGGAGGTCACGCTGGTCCCGACGCTCTCGGCACCGTACTACATCGTCCGCAACGTCGAGTGGGCGACACCCGACACCGCCCGGAAGACCGAACACATCTACGAGCGACACATCGAGTCGTTCGCCCGGGCCGTCGAGGCCGGCGTAACCATCGCCGGCGGGACGGACGCCGGGACCCCGTTCAACGACCACGGTGCCAACGCGGCGGAGGTGACGTTCATGCTCGAACACGGGCTGTCGCCTCGTGGGGCGATCACGGCCATGACCGAGACCGCGGCGCGAACGGTCGGCCTCGACGACTGCGGCACGCTGCGAGAAGGGGCCCACGCGGACCTGCTCGTCGTCAACGGCGACCCGCTCGAGGACTCGACCCGGCTGAACGACCCGGAGGCGGTGCTCCGCGGCGGTGAACTGGTCTCTGGGTTCCTGCCGGGTGCGGACTGA
- a CDS encoding pyridoxamine 5'-phosphate oxidase family protein produces MSNAEPMDAREVNTFLGDEGTGVLALAKDDESYAIPVSYGYDREDGTFYLRLAFHDESRKREYIGPSRTVSLVVSEETDEGWRSVIARGRLRETGEAAIDSSIVEAIRRINIPFFTVFDRPARELDFELFRLAPEDLTGHKQT; encoded by the coding sequence ATGTCCAACGCAGAACCAATGGACGCGAGAGAGGTGAACACGTTCCTCGGCGACGAGGGAACGGGGGTACTCGCGCTCGCGAAGGACGACGAATCGTACGCGATTCCGGTGTCGTACGGCTACGACCGGGAGGACGGAACGTTCTACCTGCGGCTCGCGTTCCACGACGAGAGTCGAAAGCGCGAGTATATCGGACCGAGCCGAACGGTCTCGCTCGTCGTGAGCGAGGAGACCGACGAGGGGTGGCGGAGCGTCATCGCGCGGGGACGGCTCCGTGAGACCGGCGAGGCGGCCATCGACTCGAGCATCGTCGAGGCTATCCGCCGGATCAACATCCCGTTCTTCACCGTGTTCGACCGGCCCGCCCGCGAACTCGACTTCGAGCTGTTCCGGCTCGCGCCCGAAGACCTCACGGGACACAAACAGACGTAG
- a CDS encoding metal-dependent hydrolase, whose protein sequence is MPSTLVHVALGGLVGAALLTSEFDVRAVVVVVAVTAFPDVDALAGLVLPGAHRSLFHSFLFPAVVCGLLLADTLRANSLLRTRYGTRGVRLAWVSLAAMVFGGILPDLFTNGVNAFYPAVDAFYTVDGKLLLSDQRGLVQTFVEVQPPAQAEPRPTTRTLHYSTPVDPNPGSEPENVERVAPVFQAGWELMLVLVSGLVVPFRLWDAGRR, encoded by the coding sequence ATGCCCTCGACACTCGTCCACGTGGCACTCGGCGGGCTCGTCGGCGCCGCCTTGCTCACCAGTGAGTTCGACGTCCGCGCGGTCGTCGTCGTCGTCGCGGTGACGGCGTTCCCCGACGTCGACGCGCTGGCCGGACTGGTCCTCCCCGGGGCGCACCGTTCGCTGTTTCACAGCTTCCTCTTTCCCGCGGTCGTCTGTGGACTCCTCCTCGCCGACACGCTGCGGGCGAACTCGCTCCTCCGGACGAGATACGGGACGCGAGGGGTGCGGCTCGCCTGGGTGTCGCTCGCCGCGATGGTGTTCGGCGGCATCCTCCCCGACCTCTTCACCAACGGGGTGAACGCCTTCTACCCCGCCGTGGACGCCTTCTACACCGTCGACGGCAAGCTTCTTCTCTCGGACCAGCGCGGCCTCGTCCAGACGTTCGTCGAGGTTCAGCCGCCGGCGCAGGCGGAACCCAGGCCCACGACGCGGACGCTCCACTACAGTACTCCCGTGGACCCGAACCCGGGGAGCGAACCCGAGAACGTCGAGCGGGTCGCCCCCGTGTTCCAGGCCGGCTGGGAACTGATGCTCGTGCTCGTGAGCGGTCTCGTCGTCCCGTTCCGGCTCTGGGACGCGGGACGTCGCTGA
- a CDS encoding pyridoxamine 5'-phosphate oxidase family protein, producing the protein MDSTRSVQMNDDERMEFLGTGGTGVVSFATDEGEPPYSLPVSYGYDAEDDGFYLRLAFDTDSEKDGVVSENRPVSLVVYDQTDAGWQSVVAAGRLEEVTEAAIDSDVVQAMRRIHIPLVDVFERHPRELTFRFFRLVTTEVSGRKEATSV; encoded by the coding sequence ATGGATAGCACTCGGTCGGTGCAGATGAACGACGACGAACGGATGGAGTTCCTCGGTACCGGCGGGACCGGTGTCGTCTCGTTCGCGACGGACGAGGGCGAACCGCCGTACTCGCTCCCGGTGTCGTACGGGTACGACGCCGAGGACGACGGGTTCTACCTTCGACTCGCGTTCGACACGGACAGCGAGAAAGACGGTGTCGTCTCCGAGAATCGCCCCGTCTCGCTGGTCGTCTACGACCAGACCGACGCAGGGTGGCAGAGCGTCGTCGCGGCCGGTCGACTCGAGGAGGTCACCGAGGCGGCCATCGACTCGGACGTGGTGCAGGCGATGCGGCGTATCCACATCCCGCTCGTCGACGTGTTCGAGCGTCACCCCCGTGAACTGACCTTCCGCTTCTTCCGGTTGGTGACGACAGAGGTGTCCGGACGCAAGGAAGCAACGAGCGTCTGA
- a CDS encoding ArsR/SmtB family transcription factor, with protein MSRAWEAETVFDLLGNELVRELLALTSVERLSADELAERCSASRPTVYRRLDSLEAYDLVAVHTEYDEEGNHYQSYECRLEAAHIDVEEGGFTVDITLRRDPVDDVDVPEG; from the coding sequence GTGAGCAGAGCCTGGGAAGCCGAGACGGTGTTCGACCTGCTCGGAAACGAACTCGTCCGGGAGCTCCTGGCGCTGACGAGCGTCGAACGCCTCTCGGCGGACGAGCTCGCCGAGCGGTGTTCGGCCTCCCGGCCGACGGTCTACCGCCGGCTCGACTCGCTCGAAGCGTACGACCTCGTGGCGGTCCACACGGAGTACGACGAGGAGGGGAACCACTACCAGAGCTACGAGTGTCGGCTCGAAGCGGCCCACATCGACGTCGAAGAGGGCGGGTTCACCGTCGACATCACGCTCCGGCGTGACCCGGTGGACGACGTGGACGTTCCGGAGGGCTGA
- a CDS encoding GNAT family N-acetyltransferase yields the protein MTVRPYDESDADDLWSLKRGFELGIGSETGGQDKAATYAAKLTEEYRKRWLAWVERCVDEDPDCVQLAVHEDGPVGYVFVLPGSLAFIWDAAVLNEVYLDPPARGTGVADDLMDAALDCARSQPLPLDRLVLDVDRENDRARAFYDRWGFEHWGEMVAREL from the coding sequence ATCACGGTGCGGCCCTACGACGAGTCGGACGCCGACGACCTCTGGTCGCTGAAGCGCGGCTTCGAACTCGGAATCGGGAGCGAGACCGGCGGCCAGGACAAGGCCGCGACGTACGCGGCGAAGCTCACCGAGGAGTACAGGAAGCGGTGGCTCGCGTGGGTCGAGCGATGTGTCGACGAGGACCCCGACTGCGTCCAACTCGCCGTCCACGAGGACGGGCCGGTCGGCTACGTCTTCGTCCTGCCCGGCTCACTGGCGTTCATCTGGGACGCCGCCGTGCTGAACGAGGTGTACCTCGACCCGCCCGCGCGCGGGACGGGCGTCGCCGACGACCTGATGGACGCAGCGCTCGACTGTGCCCGTTCGCAACCGCTCCCGCTCGACCGGCTGGTGCTCGACGTCGACCGCGAGAACGACCGTGCCCGCGCCTTCTACGACCGCTGGGGCTTCGAGCACTGGGGCGAGATGGTCGCCCGCGAGCTATGA
- a CDS encoding metal ABC transporter permease — protein sequence MTATVAVPLQGGSVIDPVLAPVYWLLSLWSELLFFLAGATGLELLQYQFMHRAVLVGLCIGVMAPLIGTFLVHRQLALIGDALAHTAFAGVAVGLFLNAVLDLGVSPYLSAVVVAMLAALLIEVISEVTDAYNDVSMAIVLSTGFALGTVLISINAGGLAVGINQYLFGNLSTVSAENAAILLVLFTVIVATVGLTRNQLLYVTFDETAAAVSGLSVTWYNRVMVMLTALVVVGAMQIMGVILVAAMLVIPVAGAAQVSRSFSESILVSVVLAELAVLLGIGVSYYAEATAGGVIVLIAVGIYIVTVVAGKLKAATAEDAAPELGSIDTGEGARSD from the coding sequence ATGACCGCGACTGTCGCCGTGCCGCTCCAAGGCGGGAGCGTCATCGACCCGGTCCTCGCCCCGGTGTACTGGCTCCTGTCGCTCTGGTCGGAGCTACTGTTCTTTCTCGCCGGCGCGACCGGGCTGGAACTGCTCCAGTACCAGTTCATGCACCGGGCCGTCCTCGTCGGGCTCTGTATCGGAGTGATGGCGCCGCTGATCGGGACCTTCCTGGTCCACCGACAGCTCGCGCTCATCGGCGACGCGCTGGCACACACCGCCTTCGCAGGCGTCGCCGTCGGCCTGTTCCTCAACGCCGTCCTCGACCTCGGCGTCTCTCCCTACCTGTCTGCGGTCGTCGTGGCGATGCTCGCCGCCCTTCTCATCGAGGTCATCTCGGAGGTGACCGACGCGTACAACGACGTCTCGATGGCCATCGTCCTCTCGACGGGGTTCGCGCTCGGGACGGTCCTCATCAGCATCAACGCGGGCGGGCTGGCCGTCGGCATCAACCAGTACCTCTTCGGTAACCTCTCGACGGTGTCGGCGGAGAACGCCGCCATCTTGCTGGTGCTGTTCACCGTCATCGTCGCGACGGTCGGCCTGACGCGAAACCAGCTGCTGTACGTCACGTTCGACGAGACCGCGGCCGCGGTGTCGGGGCTCTCCGTGACCTGGTACAACCGGGTCATGGTGATGCTGACCGCCCTGGTCGTAGTCGGCGCGATGCAGATCATGGGCGTCATCCTCGTCGCCGCGATGCTCGTGATTCCGGTCGCCGGCGCGGCACAGGTGTCGCGGAGCTTCTCCGAGTCGATTCTCGTGAGCGTGGTGCTCGCGGAGCTGGCCGTCCTCCTCGGCATCGGCGTCTCCTACTACGCGGAGGCGACCGCCGGGGGCGTCATCGTCCTCATCGCGGTCGGCATCTACATCGTCACCGTCGTCGCCGGGAAGCTCAAAGCCGCCACGGCCGAAGACGCGGCACCCGAACTCGGGAGCATCGACACGGGCGAGGGCGCGCGGTCGGACTGA
- a CDS encoding metal ABC transporter ATP-binding protein, producing MAQRVEELRVSTGPIVELADVSFGYTATPVVRDVSLSVESGEYLAIVGPNGSGKSTLMKLLLGLLTPDEGTARLFGEPSHRFDDGARIGYVAQHASASKEMPITVREVVKMGRFPHVGFGRLSAEDVAIVDRALETVGMSAFANRRVTQLSGGQRQRAFIARALAGEADLLVLDEPTVGVDVESVEAFYELLAALNAEGITILLIEHDLGAVTAHADRVVCLNREILFDGPTEAFVESDALARAFGTAAAVAAGGR from the coding sequence CTGGCACAGCGAGTGGAGGAACTTCGAGTGAGCACCGGACCCATCGTCGAACTCGCCGACGTCAGCTTCGGCTACACCGCGACGCCCGTCGTCCGGGACGTCTCACTCAGTGTCGAGTCCGGCGAGTATCTGGCTATCGTAGGCCCGAACGGCTCGGGGAAGTCGACGCTGATGAAACTGCTGCTCGGCCTCCTCACCCCCGACGAGGGGACGGCGCGACTGTTCGGCGAGCCGTCGCACCGGTTCGACGACGGCGCGCGCATCGGCTACGTCGCCCAGCACGCCAGCGCCTCGAAGGAGATGCCGATCACCGTCCGCGAGGTGGTGAAGATGGGCCGGTTCCCCCACGTCGGCTTCGGCCGCCTCTCGGCCGAGGACGTCGCCATCGTCGACCGCGCGCTCGAGACGGTCGGCATGAGCGCCTTCGCGAACCGTCGGGTGACGCAGCTGTCGGGCGGGCAGCGTCAGCGGGCGTTCATCGCCCGCGCGCTCGCGGGTGAAGCCGACCTGCTCGTCCTCGACGAGCCGACGGTGGGGGTGGACGTCGAGTCCGTCGAGGCGTTCTACGAGTTGCTGGCGGCGCTCAACGCGGAGGGAATCACCATCCTCCTCATCGAGCACGACCTCGGGGCCGTGACCGCCCACGCCGACCGAGTCGTCTGTCTCAACCGTGAGATACTCTTCGACGGCCCGACCGAGGCGTTCGTCGAGAGTGACGCACTCGCCCGGGCCTTCGGGACGGCAGCCGCGGTCGCGGCGGGTGGGCGATGA